From the genome of Eucalyptus grandis isolate ANBG69807.140 chromosome 2, ASM1654582v1, whole genome shotgun sequence, one region includes:
- the LOC104433839 gene encoding aldehyde dehydrogenase family 3 member F1, with the protein METRGDLEVQLKGMREYYRGGNTRGASWRKSQLRGLCRLLEEREAEMNAALEFDLGKHPVEAYRDEIGGLIKSANYALGCLKGWMSAKKAKLPLAAALTTAEIIPEPLGLVLIISSWNFPFGLSLEPLIGALAAGNVVVLKPSEVAPRCSSLLANVLPAYLDPKAIKVVEGGPAVSEQLVKQKWDKILFTGSARVGRIVMAAAANHLTPVTLEFGGKCPAVLDSLSSSWDREVAVQRIVGSKFSACAGQACIAIDYVIVEKKFSSTLLELMKVRIGKMLGENPRESRSMARIVNKHHFLRLKTLLEDPNVKASIVYGGSMDEKSLFIEPTILLDPPLESDLMQDEIFGPLLPIITLKKIEDSINFINSRPKPLALYVFTHNGSLRKRMVAETSSGSVTFNDAMIQYMADTLPFGGIGESGMGNYHGKFSFDTFSHHKAVLRRSFLVDFWFRFPPWNDHKLQLFRSVYLFDYLGMLLTVLGLKKSKQG; encoded by the exons ATGGAGACACGGGGAGATTTGGAAGTGCAGTTGAAGGGAATGAGGGAGTATTATAGGGGCGGCAACACAAGAGGAGCATCTTGGAGGAAGTCGCAGCTCCGAGGATTGTGTCGGCTTCTCGAAGAAAGAGAAGCCGAAATGAATGCTGCCCTCGAATTCGACCTGGGGAAGCATCCTGTCGAGGCTTATCGGGATGAG ATAGGAGGCTTGATAAAGTCTGCTAACTACGCACTTGGTTGCTTGAAAGGGTGGATGTCGGCCAAGAAG GCTAAACTGCCGCTTGCTGCCGCACTAACGACTGCAGAGATAATTCCTGAACCTCTCGGCCTCGTCCTGATCATCTCATCTTGGAATTTTCCATTTG GACTCTCCCTGGAACCACTGATAGGAGCGCTGGCTGCTGGAAACGTGGTGGTCCTGAAACCTTCAGAGGTGGCTCCTAGATGCTCCTCTCTCTTGGCCAACGTACTGCCGGCTTATCTAGACCCCAAGGCCATCAAGGTTGTCGAAGGTGGTCCTGCCGTTAGTGAACAACTAGTAAAGCAAAAGTGGGATAAAATACTCTTCACAG GGAGTGCACGAGTAGGTCGAATAGTGATGGCTGCAGCAGCGAATCATCTGACACCAGTGACTCTCGAGTTCGGGGGAAAGTGTCCCGCCGTATTGGATTCTCTTTCGAGCTCATGGGACAGagag GTGGCCGTTCAACGAATTGTCGGGTCAAAATTTAGTGCCTGTGCTGGCCAAGCTTGCATAGCCATTGATTATGTCATTGTGGAGAAGAAATTCAGCTCCACTTTG CTGGAACTAATGAAGGTCCGGATCGGCAAGATGCTTGGAGAGAATCCGAGGGAATCGCGCAGTATGGCAAGAATCGTGAATAAACACCACTTCTTGAGActgaaaactcttctagaagACCCAAATGTCAAAGCTTCTATCGTCTACGGAGGTTCAATGGACGAAAAAAGCTT GTTTATTGAGCCGACCATCTTGCTTGATCCCCCCCTCGAATCGGATCTCATGCAAGATGAGATTTTCGGCCCCTTACTCCCGATCATTACG TTGAAGAAGATCGAGGACAGCATCAACTTCATAAATTCAAGGCCTAAACCTCTCGCGCTTTATGTCTTTACTCATAACGGCTCGCTCAGGAAAAGGATGGTAGCGGAAACATCATCGGGAAGCGTGACATTCAATGATGCAATGATTCAA TATATGGCTGATACACTACCGTTCGGAGGTATTGGCGAGAGCGGCATGGGCAATTACCATGGGAAGTTCTCATTCGATACATTCAGCCACCACAAGGCAGTGTTGAGAAGAAGCTTTCTGGTTGACTTCTGGTTCAGATTCCCCCCTTGGAATGACCACAAACTGCAGCTGTTTCGCTCAGTGTATCTTTTCGATTACCTCGGAATGCTCCTCACCGTACTCGGACTGAAGAAATCCAAGCAAGGCTGA